Part of the Pelodiscus sinensis isolate JC-2024 unplaced genomic scaffold, ASM4963464v1 ctg35, whole genome shotgun sequence genome is shown below.
ACCCCCAGTGGTCTCACAGGCACAATGTTGCCCCTGTTTCCACAAGGGAAGTTAAACACATAGTTGCAGGAGCTGACCTTCCCACAACAGAGCTGGTCACCGATGTAACAAGGTGGTCTCCTAGCCAGGCCAAGGCTATTGCTGAGAGGCTGGGACCACTGAACCGTGACACAGCTGTGGCATGGTTGGCTCGCATTTGGCAAATGTACCCCTCTGCTGATGGCATGGACCTTACCCAGTTGGCTCAGTTATGTGCTTCTCCTGGTGATGCAGATGCTCTGGACATAGGCATAGGTTCGTGGGAGCGGACTGCCCCTGGGCCCCGGGAATGGATGATAAGTGCTCTCAAAATATTACTGCCGGCTTCTTCCCTTAAAAAACTCTATATTCTGGAAGAGCAGAAACATGGAGAGGCCCCTGAAGCTTACCTAATTCGCAAAAAGATGCTGGCAGCTCTCTCTGATTCATTGCCCCAGACAGAAGAGAACGAAATTATCACTTATCAGTATCAGGGACATGAATTGGTACAGAGCACATATGCAGGTCTGAATTCCCAGACAAAAATGACCATGGGGGCTGTGGATTTGGAACACCTTACATGGAATGAGCTAGTGGCAAAAATTAAACAGGTGGGAGATTTGTTAAGAGAGactggtgttttaaaaaaacagatcagCAAAAAGACTAACTGTGAGCCTGTACAGGCTATTACTTTTGCAAATAATGGTCCCCATTCTGCCAGTCGCACTCCCAGTGGTAGTCCCCCTACTTCCCACCGTATTGGGCAGCGCCGACCCAAGGAGACCCTTAGGAATGTGATCTGGATGGAGCTAGTAAAGTTAGGGGAAGACATGAGGAAATATGATCGCCAGCCCCTCAGCACTCTAATTAATGCTTTGTCTCAGGTTACAAGAAGAACAGAGTTGATGGAGGGAGCCCCACCTCGGCCCACTGCTCCAGTGAGGAGTGAGTCCCCAACACTCACTCCCGGTCAAAACCAGAATCCTGCCTCCTCTTCTGAGTGCAGGCTTTCAAGGGAGTCAGCTGATCAATAGGGGTGCCCTGTTCCCCGTGGGCCTCCCCAGCTGATTGCAAGACTTCATTGTGACAGGTGGGGGAGACCAACTGTAAGGGCTACAGTGGGGAATCCAGGGACGTTAGCCCAGCTGCTAGTGGACACAGGAGCCTCAGTAAACATTCTGAGTCCTCGGTGGATCTCGGGAGGGAGACCCACCACTAAACAGGCTCAGCtcagtgggtgtgggggagaaatCCAGGAAGCACCTGTTTAGCAGGATGGTCCCTTGCTAGTAGACAGACTACAGGGACAAGTAGAATGCTGTGCTCAGGAGGGAAATGACATGGAAAGAACTGGAGACACTTGGGTGATTCACACCAAGGGGCAGCAGAAAAATCCCTCAGAGGAAGCACACTGGAACAACAGAGCTGATGCCTTAGCCAAAGCTGCTGCTATCAGTGACCATACCAAAGACACAGACCAGGTGGAACAAACAGAGGCCGTAACTACTCAGGGAAAACCTTTAGGCCACGGAATAGATGCCTTAGAGTTAGGTACTTTTCAAGATGGGGATACAGAAATTCAGTCCTTAGCCAGGAAAAGGAAAGATCACACAGGAAAATCCAGGATGGAGCAGGTTGAAGATGTCTGGTGGGCAGAGGGTGCAGGCAGTGAAAGGCACTGGATAGTCCCCAACCAGATACAGGGGGACCTGATTCAATTTGTGCTTGATCagggacataaagggaaacaagacaaaAAAGTGCACTGGGGAAAACCTCTGGTAGTATGGGAATTAGGCCAACCAGTAATGTACAGAAAGTTTTCAGCAAAACAGCATTCTCTGACACACACCCTCTGCATGATTGTGAATTGGGCTAGTCCCAGTGTTGACCAGGTAGAAATCCTGAATAGGAAAAATGGGAAACTCTGGCAGAAATGGTTTCattcttcacaaatcaaagagTGGAAAGATAAACCACCTGACCTGCAAGGAATAGCATAACTGACTTCTccatcctgccagccacccttcttGACTAGCAAGAAGGAACAGCTTggggctgttaaaaaaaaaaaaatacatgtcaGCTAGGCTTGTCAGTGCCTACCCTGATGCTGAAGCAGGAACAGGCCAAAGAAGTACTGGActtattatggccattcttatataggCCACTATTTCATGTTCACTCTGTAATAATAATTCCTGATTCTCCCCGTATATACGGGGGGAGTGtggagtttgttttctcttttctgcccTTTCACAGATCCTGAACAAAAGCCATGACAGCCCACTGTTGCCCCAGCACTCTCCTGGCCCTAAGTATCTGGAGTCTGATGCTACACAAGCTCTATGCTGGACCTGTGATCCCCCTGAACCTATGAAGGTGCCTGCCTGCTGAAATGGGAGcaaccccctggccctgcagtgTCACTATCAATTCCATGCTATTGGCAACTCCTCAGAGTACTCCTGGGAAAGTGGCCAATTGTACACAGGTTGCCACCGGAGAGTCACTCAAGTTTTGCTATGAAAATAAGACCACGCCAGACTCCATCCCCTTATTCTGTAAGCCGTTGTGGTCTCGAAAGAGACACCTGCCATCTGATGCCACTAATGACAGCCTTCCAGGTGGTGAAAGGTACTGAATAATCCTGGTTTCTTCAGAAGTTTGGGTACCAGCCATGCCCTTGCATGTCATCATGGTAACTGGCACCCAGACACCTCCATTACCCGCAGCAGAGCTGCAGTTGTCTCTAATCACACCCACTAGCAAGAATATCACACGGTCCCTTGTAAACTGGGAACCACTGAACTGGACTGTAGCGGGGCATGACCTGATTCAGCAAGGTCCCCCAAACGGGATTGTGGAGACCAAGCATTGGAGGAACATGATTGTTTCTTCCCACAACTGGGAAATAAAATCTCACTGTTCCTTTGAAGTTATCTAGAAAGATGGGTTCTATTGTTAAAGCATGTGTGCGTGTAAAAACAAGATTGTACTAATTACATTTGTAAGTATTGTACTATTGTATTAATTAATGGACATTGGATCCAACGACTGATGCGACAACTACAATGGATTGAAGACCAGACTCACTACCATGGACTAAGGATGTGATGGGGATACTTGCTCAGCGCAAGCACCCCATCAACGGGGGGacttgttacccaccagctctgtgattattggggaaccagaacatggtcacctgtcagccttgtgctcttggggagtcagggagtgacattcatggaaaaccattcccttccctcaggcctctgctagaatcaaagacaaagcaatgaaaaggccggggaagacacacctagctgcttcagacaagggtgatacaattaaggaaacaccccaacctcatttacattaaagatggaacagagggacatctcattagcatacagaatggagagcagctcttccaaggcaggaactgcactgaactatgggacaccgaaagcagagaagcactgcctgatgggaaatccctgctccagatgctaatgaacctagtcctgctcacacccaaattagtcattatcagaccaattctagtaacgatcctattgacatctaaaatactgaaactgccaagttgcattgtgagctcgttcaaggaacatcacccataaccaggggtgatcagtctctattgtctctcctctttctctttgaactatctctataaaactcctatccttgccccaagaaaactgttctgatacctggacttaaactgcatcagttccattgagacttcttcatctcctgtctgatcgtgctgggggctctgtcctgcttttctcctgccctctggacccccggctaccatcatcatctgggaaccccgatcagtgcaagctccgtggagtggtgaggtctctctctctctctctctctctctctttctttctctctctcaactatctctctaagcatagcctcctgaccctgccctgtgtaaactgttatatggttacctaacatttgtaagcagcttcaatttagatttaatattgtaattgttagatttaatattgtaactgtttgatatctattcactactcagaaataaatcactttcattgttaaactggttgcttctctctctttctttctcttttgctcactcttccttaaggggtgttgttttggcttccccattcgctctgcaacaacgcttcttgtacccaagcaaaagatccctgtagtgcccaaaatcctgtggggtttgctcatcgtgtggtttacctgtgaatgactgtggtgtgaaagtggggataaggggtgctgaacctgggggcttatgaggatggcagcttaaagtgctgtttaatccagcccacggagtccaaaggcacatgagggtgcagtgtggcattgctgtgaaacccagccagctgagtccagggacatatgagggggtcagcttgtgagtgctgagtacccagtcctctcagacgtgctctgactagtgtgtgtgagtgtctgtgtgtgttgctaaggtgggaagaaccccatcctgaggaacctagttcctgcaggagagctccagtgggagggggaattggcagcagggagaattcagctccatatgagagcccaagtaagcaccaacagcacactgatagaactgtcaaccttcccccagtcccataagggtaaccctgataaatgagcataccccagagtattgggcaaatctggtaacagcgCCGCACGTAcccttgccggctccggcgccggccttggccccgtccccgggggcgctgcgcatgcccttgccggctccggcaccgGGGGTGCCGCGCATGCCCTGGCcacggccccggccttggccctgTGGCTCTTacggggggagcaccggccccaggcatgcggcgcttGCCGGGGGGCGCCTTtcccgggcacgtggctatggggggggccccggccccgggcgcgtggctatggggtggccccgcccccgggcatgcggctggagggggccgcccccgggcaggAAAGTGtctccgccccctggcgcccagtgggtgaacggccacaccccctggcgcccgccaacctgaaaagggaccactgctttagatcttacccacaaaatcACAttggaccaatcctttagaatctcaatgtttattaataaaagaaagaaaaggttgagagtaaggcagttaaggagaatacattatatacatcaatcagcaagttcttgatgcaggatcTTAGCGGAGATGTCACAAACTGCTAGCATAAAAGCCTTTGGGGTACATCGTATGTCAGTATGGGTCAGCAGTCCTTCCCGTGTCCCTGTCCTTAGCAACGCTGCATCTGGGATAAGTAacaagactgaagacaagatggagcccccctcatggcatttgatattcatttctggtgtctcccaagctggagctagttacatggtcaagtgacctgtttcatatgccagcagacattgtgctctggctgctttgcagctttccacacgcattcttcaggtgtgtattggccactctgaGAACCATTGTCCTTAGAGCTATACTGATTAGCATAGTCACTCATAAGACATTCCGTCCTCATGACAGGCAGTCCATACACAGCATCAGCAGAGCCCATagtcataactccacatacaaactCGAAACAAGTACATAAGTACCATACATAGAGTCAGCACAATatcagcttttgtttgacacctcacacggcccactttgtaccaaatttggggcaaacagttcCCATCATCACAGCAGTTATCTGTATGctcaccttaaaatccaataatgtgacaggggCCTCAAGATAGGGTTGGGGTCTTGAAGAAGGAtctaggatgcagaagcaggcaggtgtctgccctggGGGAAGAAgcaatgtgtggccaggagagatggtGCAAGAAAAAAGGAGTGTGTCAGTGAAAGGCTGCTGGGGGGAAAGGGaattgaggagattgggagggagtGTCTGTGAAGGACAGCAAATATTACCTGGCTTTGGGCCCCCCTGAAGCAACATCTCCAGTCACACTGTCCTGGTCACCCCGGAGGGAGGctctactgctgcagcagcagccacacagactAGGACCAGCCCCAGACATCAGAGGCACCACTACTGCTCCCATTCAGTCCAGGGCTGGAGGTGTTactgctgcagccatgcagcccaggaccagccccaaaGGCAGCCCAGACATGGCCATGTGGCCCTGGaggccagcagtgcagtggcagcagtgcctctagTGCTGGCCTCAGGTTGTTTGGCAAAGACTCAGCCAAGCGCTGCCTCCTCTCTCATGCCTACAAAGCACGAAGAGGGGTGGGGCTAAGCTCCTTCCCCCTAAGCACATGCTCatttggaggtggggcctggcactgccttgTGGATAGGATCAAAGTTTTAGGAAGGCTGGATTCTGCCAACTGAGAACATTTTGCTCACCACTACTATAGGGTTTCTCACCTATGTGGGTTCAACTATATACAACAAGGCTTGAACTCTCGCTATAGCATTTCCCAAAGTCAGAGCAGTTAAAGGATTTCACTCCTATGAGAGTTctcatggataacaaggtgtgacctctgactgcagCATTTCCTACAGTGAGAGTAGCTGAATAGCTTGTTCCATAtgggttttcctatgtctaacaagggttttggtctgactgaagcttttcccacagtcagagcagctgaagggtttctctcccgtgtgaactctcctatgtctaacaaggtgtgaactgtgactaaagcttttcccacagtcagagcagctgaagggtttctctcctgtgtggactctcctatgtctaacaaggggtgaactgtgactgaagcttttcccacagtcagagcagctgaagggtttctctcccgtgtgaactctcctatggataacaaggtgtgaactgtgactgaagcttttcccacattcagagcagctgaagggtttctctcccgtgtgaaatctcctatggataacaagctgtgaccggtcattgaatcttttcccacagtcagagcagctaaagggtttctctcctgtgtgggctctcctatgggtaacaaggtatgaccgccgactgaagcttttcccacagtcagagcagctgaagggtttctctgccgtgtgaactctcctatggataacaaggtgtgacctctggctgaagcttttcccacagtcagagcagctgaaaggtttctcccctgtgtgggctctcctatggataaaaAGGGTTGAggtgtcactgaagcttttcccacattcagagcagctgaagggtttctctcctgtgtgggctctcctatgcctAACAAGGGTTGtcctgtgactgaagcttttcccacagtcagagcagctgaagggtttctcccctgtgtgggctctcctatggttAACAAGGTAGGACCTgtaactgaagcttttcccacagtcagagcaactgaagggtttctctcctgtgtgggctctcctatggttaacaaggtgtgacttctgactgtagcttttcccacattcagagcagctgaagggtttctctcctatgtgggctctcctatgcctaacaaggtttgacctgtgactgaagcttttcccacagtcagagcagctgaagggtttctcccctgtgtgggctctcctatggtaACAAGGTATGACCTgtaactgaagcttttcccacagtcagagcagctgaagggtttctctcctgtgtgggctctcctatggttAACAAGGCGTGACTTCTGACtgtagcttttcccacagtcagagcagctgaagggtttctctcccgtgtgggctctcctatgtctAAAAAGGTTTgacctgtgactgaagcttttcccacagtcagagcagctgaagggtttctcccctgtgtgagctctcctatggataacaagggttgaggtctttctgaagcttttcccacagtcagagcagctgaagggtttttctcctgtttgggctctttcatgtttaatagGAGTTGTACAGTCACTGGAAGCACAAGGTGAATGGTGAGGGGGGATTTTCTTTTGAgcagtttctgtgtttgttttcaaccttctgctcctgtgactggatttatcctgtccCGCTCCTGGACGGTTTCCCTGCTTCCTTTGTAGACTACGCTGACTCTCACGAGTCTCCCCTTGCTTAGGACTCcgagaaacatgcccttcagatctttcCACTAACACCCCACATGTAGACATTTGGTCAGGTCCTTCCTCCTGAAGACTCCTTTCACTGTTCTcattcagcatcccatcacctgctgggatagaGAGAGAAACCACACAAAAGTCATTCTCTCTgctgagctgaaagaaaaaaTTCTGAATGGTGAACAGAAAATGGGGGACAACCCATAACTCTTTCCCCATCAGGCACTCTCagactggagttgaagacaggctgaagggccagtcagacttgatgaaaacacacaaccaacatctgctatgagaacacagaaattggtttgagtcagtttagctgatttctcacctgtgtgggtgtcactgatgatctccccttcctcacagccttggAGAGCCGGGATCGGCAGCTCTTCCcctcgctccacccaggagagcacatgagctttggagactggaaatcctattcagggagcaattaaccaagtgctgaCCTTGTTCActaaggtctgtgccattcctgcttccaaagccaggatctgagtctcctacccagagaggctccttccccATCTTCCAGAGACTGGTCTCTAGCTCGaacaagatcccaggacacactaATTCCATACTCCCCCTGTACAATTACCATGTTGGGAATAGCCCAGCTGACTCCTATGGGGAACTGAGCGCTCTGCTGCACTCTTACAGGATACAACTCAATCTCCTTTAGGGCCTGTTCCATActtgggcaggacaggaacacactgcttaTAAGGGGAGAGCTCTAGGACTTTCAGGACTGACAGACGCCACTAGCCAGGACTCGTATTTCAGCTGACACGTCAGGTCtctagggctgggagggagaggatctAGCAGAGCTCTAGAGCCCTATGGGCTCTGCTCACAAAGCTCTTGGCTGGGGGATGGAATTGCCCTGCTCTTGGGCACGGGTGCTctacttgagccagaaggaggcaggggaattgtctgatcaggaaaatgaatccttggctggccacttcaagccctgcctatggcCCACACTCCTGATCCTGTCTGACTGTGCCATGGTGGGCCCTATCAGCGGCCCAGAACGCTGATAGGGCCCACCATGGCACAGTCAGACAGGATCAGGAGTGTCAGTCCTGCaggcagccagggcagtgcccgcctgttcctgtggccagccaaggtggagacaggatgggctgcttctctgctgcttgtagatgctcctgcagctcagctccccttctgcagccttggctctactctgccagcagcagcagccctcttCTTGTGGCCAGTTGAGCGTGCCGTTTGGTGCCTCTCTGGCTTGCACAGAACCtaccagaggcagggaaggactctgagttggtaccttccttccaggggctcagcacaatagcacaaggggaccctgcagATGCTAAGAGCAGCTGaacccagccccacaactctggtacctgcctgggcccttccactaacacctccggccaaggcacaacatgggcaagatggttggaaccacaatgagaccttggctgtgggaagagcagcaccactatTATGTCTCTGAGCCACCTCTCACGCAGaagccaggattactggggcaTATACTGCTTATATTGGGGGTTCGGGCAATAAAGGactctgaaccaaacccaacccagctgctccagatccCACCCACCTTTTGTTACacgaggggacaggaatcctcacccagccagctcacagcttcgtaattctcctgcatcacatccctgtagagggctctctggcccgggtctaCCAGAgtccattcctcctcagagaaatacacagccacctcctcgaagctcactgGCTCCACCACGGCCATTTCCTGTCTCTGGTTCCGCAgaccaggggctgagctggagtcagacatgggtgttcAGCAGCCtgtcaggggaagaaggggaactgaagacatttcaaaaagggTTTTAATACTTTCCATACCTCaattctgcccagactctgtccctggtggaAAACATGCTGGACTCTACGatgagtctagatattccatatacaccacacacaagtgagatccGAAAGCCGTATTTATTTCTCTcaatacctggcttgagttacattactttgcctgcaacaatgggattcagttctcagcacccagtgtttctactaaacaagccacatattcatctgcctggaCATGGACatagatttaatttaatttgggctgCAGTATTTATAATCCTTCATCTTCCTACATTGATTTGCAGCCCTGGTTCTCTCATCTGACACAGACTTTATAAACTCTCTCCACAACAGAGAGGAAGTGAAGTTAATATGAGCATTCAGATACATATTATTAAACACGTGTGCTGAATGTTTACAGGATAAGACCTTAAAATTCATGGATTCATGGCATCAGAAGATATCCTTAGTCATGCAGTCTGTCCCCTCTatggcacaagccattacacgTACCCCAGCTACCCatgcacaaagctctgtttcctCATAGCATATTTTGTAGAAAGTCGCCCAGTGTTGatatgaagacatcaagagatggagaacccaTCAGTTCTTcgctcatttgtttcagcagctaatcctcttacccatcaaatatttgtgcc
Proteins encoded:
- the LOC142824464 gene encoding LOW QUALITY PROTEIN: uncharacterized protein LOC142824464 (The sequence of the model RefSeq protein was modified relative to this genomic sequence to represent the inferred CDS: inserted 1 base in 1 codon); translation: MSDSSSAPGLRNQRQEMAVVEPVSFEEVAVYFSEEEWTLVDPGQRALYRDVMQENYEAVSWLGFPVSKAHVLSWVERGEELPIPALQGCEEGEIISDTHTAGDGMLNENSERSLQEEGPDQMSTCGVLVERSEGHVSRSPKQGETRESQRSLQRKQGNRPGAGQDKSSHRSRRLKTNTETAQKKIPPHHSPCASSDCTTPIKHERAQTGEKPFSCSDCGKSFRKTSTLVIHRRAHTGEKPFSCSDCGKSFSHRSNLFRHRRAHTGEKPFSCSDCGKSYSQKSRLVNHRRAHTGEKPFSCSDCGKSFSYRSYLVXHRRAHTGEKPFSCSDCGKSFSHRSNLVRHRRAHIGEKPFSCSECGKSYSQKSHLVNHRRAHTGEKPFSCSDCGKSFSYRSYLVNHRRAHTGEKPFSCSDCGKSFSHRTTLVRHRRAHTGEKPFSCSECGKSFSDTSTLFIHRRAHTGEKPFSCSDCGKSFSQRSHLVIHRRVHTAEKPFSCSDCGKSFSRRSYLVTHRRAHTGEKPFSCSDCGKRFNDRSQLVIHRRFHTGEKPFSCSECGKSFSHSSHLVIHRRVHTGEKPFSCSDCGKSFSHSSPLVRHRRVHTGEKPFSCSDCGKSFSHSSHLVRHRRVHTGEKPFSCSDCGKSFSQTKTLVRHRKTHMEQAIQLLSL